A section of the Acidimicrobiales bacterium genome encodes:
- a CDS encoding PIN domain-containing protein, whose amino-acid sequence RDRKLGYESFAMPDEIWDRALEVQGALSERGQLRAVKFPDLLIAATAERHRLVVIHYDADYDLIAGITDQGCEWVVPQGSVS is encoded by the coding sequence GCCGCGACCGCAAGCTGGGCTACGAGTCGTTCGCAATGCCCGATGAGATATGGGACCGCGCCCTCGAAGTGCAGGGCGCCCTCTCCGAGCGCGGCCAGCTCCGCGCCGTGAAGTTCCCGGACCTGCTCATCGCCGCCACCGCCGAACGGCACCGGCTCGTGGTGATCCACTACGACGCCGACTATGACCTCATCGCCGGCATCACCGATCAGGGTTGCGAATGGGTCGTGCCTCAAGGATCGGTCTCCTGA